The Budorcas taxicolor isolate Tak-1 chromosome 20, Takin1.1, whole genome shotgun sequence genome window below encodes:
- the LOC128066103 gene encoding ubiquitin-associated protein 1-like, with product MASKKLGADSHGTFSYLDDVPFKIGDKFKTPAKVGLPIGFSLPDCLQVVREVQYDFSLEKKTIEWAEDLKKIQEAQWEAECKAEEAEAKVNSKSGPEGDSKMSFSKTHSAATMPPPMNPILASLQHNSILTPTRVSSSAPKQKVLSTPHTKADFNPADFECEEDPFDNLELKTIDEKEELRNILVGTSGPIMAQLLDSNLPRGGSGSVLQEEEVLASLERATLDFKPLHKPNGFVTLPQLGNCEKMSLSSKVSLPPIPAVSNIKSLSFPKLDSDDSSQKTRKIASTFHSTSCLCSGTFWNFLKPSTQSSASELNGHPTLGLSALNLDSGTEMPTLTPPQTPSLSVLSVCTEESAPPNTRPTVTPPNLSVSQVPNTPSCPQAYSELQALSPSERHCVETVVSMGYSYECVLRAMKKKGENIEQILNYLFAHGQLCEKGFDPLLLEEALEMQQCSEEKMMEFLQLMSKFKEMGFELKDIKEVLLLHNNDQDNALEDLMARAGAS from the coding sequence ATGGCTTCTAAGAAGTTGGGTGCAGATTCTCATGGGACTTTCAGTTACCTTGATGATGTCCCATTTAAGATAGGAGACAAATTCAAAACACCAGCTAAAGTTGGTCTTCCTATTGGCTTCTCCTTGCCAGATTGTTTGCAGGTTGTCAGAGAAGTACAGTATGACTTCTCCTTGGAAAAGAAAACCATTGAGTGGGCTGAAGATCTTAAGAAGATCCAAGAAGCCCAGTGGGAAGCAGAGTGCAAGGCTGAGGAAGCAGAAGCTAAAGTGAATTCTAAGAGTGGCCCAGAGGGTGACAGCAAGATGAGCTTTTCCAAGACGCACAGTGCAGCCACCATGCCGCCTCCTATGAACCCCATCCTCGCCAGCTTACAGCACAACAGCATCCTCACCCCGACTCGCGTCAGCAGCAGTGCCCCGAAACAGAAAGTTCTCAGCACGCCCCACACAAAGGCAGACTTCAATCCTGCTGACTTTGAGTGTGAAGAAGACCCGTTTGATAATCTGGAGTTAAAAACTATTGATGAGAAGGAAGAGCTGAGAAACATTCTGGTGGGAACCAGTGGACCCATTATGGCCCAGTTATTGGACAGTAACTTGCCTCGAGGCGGCTCTGGGTCTGTGCTACAGGAGGAGGAGGTCCTGGCCTCCCTGGAGCGGGCCACCCTAGATTTCAAGCCTCTTCACAAACCCAATGGCTTTGTAACCTTACCACAGCTGGGCAACTGTGAAAAGATGTCGCTGTCTTCCAAAGTGTCCCTCCCCCCCATTCCTGCAGTGAGCAATATCAAGTCCTTGTCCTTCCCCAAACTTGACTCTGATGACAGCAGTCAGAAGACACGCAAGATAGCAAGCACTTTCCATAGCACATCCTGCCTCTGCAGTGGCACGTTCTGGAATTTCCTAAAGCCTTCCACCCAAAGCAGTGCCAGTGAGCTCAATGGGCATCCTACCCTTGGGCTTTCAGCTTTGAACTTGGACAGTGGCACAGAGATGCCAACCCTGACCCCTCCCCAGACGCCTTCCCTGTCTGTCTTGTCTGTGTGCACAGAAGAATCAGCACCTCCAAATACACGTCCCACGGTCACACCTCCTAATCTCTCAGTGTCACAAGTGCCCAACACTCCCAGCTGTCCCCAGGCTTACTCTGAACTGCAGGCGCTGTCCCCCAGCGAGCGGCACTGTGTGGAGACAGTGGTCAGCATGGGCTACTCATACGAGTGTGTCTTGAGAGCCatgaagaagaaaggagagaatatTGAGCAGATTCTCAACTATCTTTTTGCACATGGACAGCTCTGTGAGAAGGGCTTTGACCCTCTTTTGCTGGAAGAGGCTCTGGAAATGCAGCAGTGTTCAGAGGAAAAGATGATGGAGTTTCTTCAGTTAATGAGCAAATTTAAGGAAATGGGCTTTGAACTGAAAGATATTAAGGAAGTTCTGCTATTACACAACAACGACCAGGACAATGCTCTGGAAGACCTCATGGCTCGGGCGGGAGCCAGCTGA